The Nitrospira lenta DNA window GCGCGTCTTGGAACACATAGCCGATTGAACGCCGGGAGATCGGCACATACAGATCGCGGGACTCGTCTTGCCACACGTCGTCGCCGAGGCGCAGATATCCGCTCGGCGCGCGCTCCAACCCGGCAAGACAACGGACCAGCGTCGTTTTCCCGGACCCGGAAGGACCGAACAGCGCCAGAATTCCCGCCGCCGGCATGTCCAATTCAGCCTGCAACCGAAAGTCTGGATACGCGACGTCAAACCGCGCAATCAGGCGGGTCATGATACGTGGATGGGAAATTTACGGTTGAACGCATACACGCCCAGCAGCACCAGAAAGGAAAAGGCGAGCATCCCGGCGGAAATGATATGCGCCTGCGTATACTCCATGACTTCCACGTGATCGAACACCGTCGTCGAGAGCACGCGCGTTTGCCCTGGGATCGAACCGCCGACCATCAAGACCACGCCGAACTCCCCCATCGTATGGGCGAAGCCGAGCACGATCCCTGAAATATACCCGCGGATCGCCAAGGGAGACGCCACCGTCAAAAAGGCGTCGAGCGGAGAGGCGCGCAGAGACCACGCGGCTTCCAACGGCGCTTTGCCGACGGCCTCAAAGGCCGCGTGCAGCGGCTGAATCACAAACGGCATGGAATAAAACGCCGACGCGATGACCAAGCCCCAAAACGTAAATGCGAACGTCATGCCGGTCAGCCGGCCGATGGGACCGAACGGCCCCAATGCGACGAGAATATAAAACCCGAGCACCGTCGGCGGGAGCACGATCGGCAGCGCCACCACGGCTTCGACGACCGCCCGAAACCGCGAGCGGGTATGGGCCAGCCACCACGCGATCGGCGTGCCCACGATCAAGAGCACGATCACCGTCATGCAGGCGAGACGTAAGGTGACCCAGAGGGCGCTCCAATCGAGTTCGCTCAATTCCATACGTTGCTCACCACTTAGTTCACGTGATAGCCGTACCGCTCGATCACGGCGCGCGCCCGCTGACTCTGCAAGAATTCCATCAGCGCCTTGGCCGCGAGGCTGTTCTGGCCCTTGGTTAACAACACCGCATCCTGTTTGATCGGTTCGTGGAGATCTTCAGGCACCTCCCACCGGCTTCCCTTTCCTCGCAGCCTCTCATCGAGCACCTGCGAGAGAGCGAGAAATCCAAGCTCCGCGTTGCCCGACTCCAGAAAGCCGCTGGTCTGCCCCTGATTTTCTCCCATCACGATCTTGGGCTGGAGACTCTCCCATACACCCAATTTCATCATGGCCTGCATGGCCGCCGTCCCATACGGCGCAGTCTTAGGATTGGCGATGGCCAAATGCTTGAACGTGCCGGTTCGCAACGTGTCCGCCCCCGTCACCAAGGCAGGGTCCTGGCCCCACAACACAAGCCGTCCGATCGCATACGTAAACCGGCTTCCTTTTACGCCCAGTCCTTCGTCTTCAAGCAGTTTGGGCCGCTCGTCGTCGGCGGATAAGAACACCTCGAACGGCGCGCCGTTCTTGATCTGCGCATAAAACTTTCCGCTCGACCCGGCGCTGATCTGGACACTGTGCGCGGAGGCTTTCTCGAACTCTGCCGCAATTTCCTTAAAAGGCGGAACGAAATTGGCAGCGACCGCCACTTGCACTTGTTCCGCCTGCGCACCCGGCGCGATGAGCAACCAGGCACAGAGACCCGTAAGACACGACAGCAGCCTTGACTGACTGTTCATGAGACTCCTCTATTTGTATTGATTGAATCCGATCATAAAACCCTCCGGGCCGAACACCTCCAAGCGAACGGCCTGGCGGTCGCCGCGCTTCACCTCCGGCTTCAGCCGAAACCGGATGATCGCATTCCGCTCTGACTCCCCCAGCTTCGCGACTGGGGACGCTTGATAGAATCGTTCCAGCTCCTGCTGAACGGCCGCCGCGTCCGGCACGGAGAAATTGATCTGTACCCATCCGGTCGGGCGCGGCTGTTGTAAGTCCTGCCGCACAACAATCGAGAGCCCGCGATAACAGTAGCCCTTGAGACGATCCCGGCCAGGATGTTCGCGTTGCTCGATCACCGGCGCCTTTACGATGTCGAAGAACTGTTCATAGGGGGCCAGATCCGACGTTTCAATCTGAACGCTTTCGACCCCGGCCCCGGATAGACAGGCGGACGACACAGGCGACATCTGGGAATGTCCCTCGTGCGGCGAACCAGCCCCATCGGCGGAATATCCGCTCACCGGAACCGACAGGGCGACCACCATCCCTAACACGACACACCGACGACGATTCATGGATTCACCTCTGACTCCGTACTCTGAACCTGGCTGCTGTCCATTGATGGATCGAGCCCGCTCCGCGGCACTGAACGTCGGAGACATCATCCCCGTTCAATTCAGTGACACACTTATAGGACCCGGCAAATCCTTTCCCAAAACGCCGATCTGGTTCGCGTTGTTCGTCTGCGCAGAGCGCGGTTTCTGTGACGGCAAAGGCACAAGCCCCGCACCTCCAAAACGCGCCCGTCTCAAACATCTTCCGCTGCCGGCAGTTGGGACACCAATGAAGTCTCATGCAATCCCTCATGATGAATCTATGGTCGGATAACTTGATCGCTCTCCGGACAACCTCGCCGATGCGGGCCCCGCCGGATCGTTCAATACCAGGCACCCGAGAAGATCGCCCCACCTCCTTCCTTCATCTGATTCCAGACAGCCACCACGGGCGTTCCTCAACCAAGGACCCGTGATACTGTCCGCGTCGGCCAGCGTGGGGGACGGGGGAGCGGGCTGCCGTTATTCACGGCAGCCCGTCCACAATCAGAGGGCCCGGGAGCAACCCCGTATGCCTCCGAATGCGAAGACCTAGTGACCGGTGGGCGTGCCGGTCACCAAACCTTCCCGTGTGCGTGCCCTCACCGTATCTCCACGGCAAGGGTCATCGGCTGACTCTGTCTGACGACATTGAGCCGGACAGTCCGTTCATGCTGAAGCTGCTTAAATATCTCCCAGAGCCGCCCCGGATCGCGCAGCTCGACTCCATTGATGCCTGCGAGCACATCCTCATTCTTTAAACCGGCGCTCTCCAGCGCCCCGACTTGCCGAAGGCCGTCCACGCGAAACCCATCCAGCTGGCCGTTCCCGGAAAAATGCGGCTGAAACCGCGCCTCATTGAGATACGCCTGGGGAGAGGCCGCCAGCTGAACGAACTGAGCGCGATCGACGATGCGCCGGCCGGGCGGAGCCGCCGGTGCCGGAATCGACGGCGATCCCTCCATCGCCGGTTGGAACGGCCGCGGGAACGGCTTCATCTCGGCCCGCTGTTTCACAATCGCAAGATCCAGCCATTCCTCTTGCGCGCCCTCACGAAATAACACGCGATCTTTCTCAATCGCCGCTAATTCACCCACGTCGGGAATCCGTTGCGCCACCTTATAGAGCACTTGTTTCCTGCCGGGCAGCTCCTCAAGAATCGCCTGCGCCCCCGATGCGCCCATCACAATACCGAGCAACGCAACCTTCCTCCCCGCATCCAGCGGAGGACCGACGGAAACGGCGGTGACGCCTTGCGCCGTTACAGCCGCGGGCGGCGGCGGAAGCACAAACAATCCGCTGGACAAAATATCGTGAACCAACTGCTGACTGTTCACCTGCGCCGCAGGAACATCCGGCTCTCGCGACACACCCAGGCCCTGTGCCTCCGCTTGGATAACGGGAAGCGAGAGGGAGTCCGCCACCACCGCATTGACACCATGGGCCAACACCAGCGCGCCGGCGCCCAAGAATAGCGCCGGAAGGAGCCAGGCAGCCAGTTGATGACGATCCATTTGCGGCAAGGACATCTTGAACATCCTGAGACAACCCCTCTGCGAATACCGGCACGCGCTCCCGACTACGGAGGATAAAACTTCACCACGACTGTCCGGGACATCCCGGGAGGCGGAGGCCGAACTTGCCGCAACCGCGACAGCGCCAACTGAGCCGAACGGTCGAAGAGCGGACTCCCCGACGAATTCAACAGTTGATACGTGAGGACATGCCCCTCCTCATCCAGCACCAACTGGCACAACACCGCATACTCCAGCGCGTCCGGCAGCTCCGGCGGTTGTTGATACACCGCGTGAATGGAGGCCATCAGCGCATCCTCGTACCCCGCGAACCGGCCTCGCCCCTTGCCGATCACCATCGGTCCCGCATCCACCGGCGCAGAGTCCGCGTCTTCTCCGGCCGAAGGCAGTGCGGGAGACGGCTCGTCCGCCGGTTCTAGAGGCGCCGGTTCCGGCGGCAGGTCCTTCACCATGGGCGGAGACTCAGGCGGAATCTCCGGCGGCGACTCCGGTGCCGGCTCGTCCTTGTCCTGAGGCGGCGGATCCTTCGGCTTCACCGGTTCTGGAACCGTCACCAGCTTCGACACCTTGATCAGATGTTGGAAATAGTCCGTCTGAGCGATCCGGTACGCGCCCACGGCAAGCACACCATGCACCGCCAGCACAGCGGCGATGGTCGTGGTACTCCACCCGTTCCGCTTGTTCCTGTGATAACCGGTATAACCAGGCATACGTCACGAAATCGTTTCGGCGCAGCACGGGATCGATCGGTCGCCCCCATCGCATGCGCATTACAGCCCTTCTTCGATCGGTTTCGTTGCAATCGCCAGATCTTCGACCGGAATCCGTTGAAGAATGTCCAGCACCGCCACGACGTGCTTGTACTCGACTGCGGCATCGCCCCGCAGCACCAGCGGAAGCTTGCCGCCTTTCGCTGCTTTCAAATCCCGGATAAGCCGCTCCAACTCGCTCAGCTTCACCGGCTCTTCGTCCATATAGATATCGCCGTTCTTCTTCACCGAGAGCGTCGGCGTATTGCTCTCCATATCCGTTTCATGCGGCGTCGACTCCGGCAATTTGAGTTCGATACCCTGCACCATCGCCGTCGTCGTGATGATGAAAATCACGAGCAGGACCCACGCCAGATCGAGGAGCGGAGTCATGTTGATATCCGCGACTGCGCTATGACTCTTTCTGGAGAATCGTCTCATGCGCGCGTCATGCTCCGTCACACCGGAATCCGCAAGCACAGTACGGTGCGTCGGAACCGTTCCCAACCTCCCGATGCCCCTCTCGCAAGTCCCGCATCAATGCCCCGTCGCTGCCGAGGAGGGCTCCGCATCCTGGTCCTGCCCGCGCGGACGGTACTCTTCGATGTCGTCCTGGGCGAAGGCGGTCCCGTTCGTCTCGCGGAGAAACTCCGTCATGAACACGGTTTCGAGATGGGCGGCGAAATTGTCTAATTCCATCATGAGCGTTTTGATTTTCGTAACGAGCACGTTGTAGCAAAAGAGCGATGGGATGGCGACCATCAGCCCGGCGACCGTCGCTATCAGCGCCGACGCCACACCCGGCGCCATCGTCGCGAGCGTGGCCGACTGGGCCTTGCCGATGCCGGCGAAGGTATCCATCACGCCCCACACGGTGCCGAGCAACCCGATAAAGGGTCCGCCGCTGATGGCCGTCGCCAGCACGATCATCCCCGACTCCAGCCCCACCGCCGCCTCGCCCAGCACCCGCTCCAAGGCAATCCGCACCGCGCTCATCCCGTGACGCGGAATCTTCTCGGTGCTGTATTTCTCCCGCTGCGCGGCCAACTCCTCACAGCCTCCCCAATAGAGCTCATACATCGGCGATCCCTGCAACTGCGGCAGCAACCCTTTGGAAAAAATCACCAGCGGCCCTTTGGATCGGGAATAGAAATCCAGGAACAGCCGGTTTCGTGTCTTCGCTTTCGACAGCATGCGGAACTTATTGAGGATGACCGTCCAGCTCACGAGTGAGAACACGAGCAAGACGGCAATCGTGATTTTCCCTTCGAGCGTCGCGTGACTGAGCGCAAACCCGACTCCGCCGGACACCATCTCCATGACACGCCCCCTCGCCTTTCAATCGTTCGAACCGGCTGCGCCGCTTAAAACACCGCTTCCACAGAAAAATGCCCGTAGAATCCGCCGGCCTGCGTGAACGGCCCATGTGTCAACGCCCAAGCCGCATCGTAGCGAACGCGCAAGTGCTCGTTCAGCGCGAACCGCACCCCCACGCCGGCGCCTTGCAGATTCCATCGGGCCGTCTGCCCCGGCAACGGGTTCTTCACCCAGAGATGCGCAACATCGTAGAACGCGGCCACGCGAATCGAGCGGCGCACGTTTTCCAACGGCCATTGCGGAAGCGGCGCGCTCGTCAGCTCCACCGTCGCATGCATCGCATGATCGCCGACCGCTTCGTACTCGCGATAACCGCGCACGGATTCCAGTCCGCCGGCAAAGTACTGCTCGGTCGGGATCAACGCTTCACTGGCCCACTGACCGTCGACTCGCGCCGAGAGCGCAAAGTCTTGCGGCAGGCTCTGATACCGATCGATCCCGCCTTGCACCACGGCGAAGGTCCCGCTCGAACCGCGCCGCAGTCCCGGCCGTTCTAAAGGATCGTTCGGATCGCCTTGAAAATCTTCCTTCGCGCCTTGGTGCACCAGTCCGGCAACATACCCACGTGTGGTCAGCGTGATCTTCGTCAAACCCCATTGGTCCTGGCGCACCCCGATAT harbors:
- a CDS encoding ExbD/TolR family protein, producing MRRFSRKSHSAVADINMTPLLDLAWVLLVIFIITTTAMVQGIELKLPESTPHETDMESNTPTLSVKKNGDIYMDEEPVKLSELERLIRDLKAAKGGKLPLVLRGDAAVEYKHVVAVLDILQRIPVEDLAIATKPIEEGL
- a CDS encoding energy transducer TonB family protein, producing MPGYTGYHRNKRNGWSTTTIAAVLAVHGVLAVGAYRIAQTDYFQHLIKVSKLVTVPEPVKPKDPPPQDKDEPAPESPPEIPPESPPMVKDLPPEPAPLEPADEPSPALPSAGEDADSAPVDAGPMVIGKGRGRFAGYEDALMASIHAVYQQPPELPDALEYAVLCQLVLDEEGHVLTYQLLNSSGSPLFDRSAQLALSRLRQVRPPPPGMSRTVVVKFYPP
- the modA gene encoding molybdate ABC transporter substrate-binding protein, with translation MNSQSRLLSCLTGLCAWLLIAPGAQAEQVQVAVAANFVPPFKEIAAEFEKASAHSVQISAGSSGKFYAQIKNGAPFEVFLSADDERPKLLEDEGLGVKGSRFTYAIGRLVLWGQDPALVTGADTLRTGTFKHLAIANPKTAPYGTAAMQAMMKLGVWESLQPKIVMGENQGQTSGFLESGNAELGFLALSQVLDERLRGKGSRWEVPEDLHEPIKQDAVLLTKGQNSLAAKALMEFLQSQRARAVIERYGYHVN
- a CDS encoding MotA/TolQ/ExbB proton channel family protein, producing the protein MEMVSGGVGFALSHATLEGKITIAVLLVFSLVSWTVILNKFRMLSKAKTRNRLFLDFYSRSKGPLVIFSKGLLPQLQGSPMYELYWGGCEELAAQREKYSTEKIPRHGMSAVRIALERVLGEAAVGLESGMIVLATAISGGPFIGLLGTVWGVMDTFAGIGKAQSATLATMAPGVASALIATVAGLMVAIPSLFCYNVLVTKIKTLMMELDNFAAHLETVFMTEFLRETNGTAFAQDDIEEYRPRGQDQDAEPSSAATGH
- the modB gene encoding molybdate ABC transporter permease subunit; this encodes MELSELDWSALWVTLRLACMTVIVLLIVGTPIAWWLAHTRSRFRAVVEAVVALPIVLPPTVLGFYILVALGPFGPIGRLTGMTFAFTFWGLVIASAFYSMPFVIQPLHAAFEAVGKAPLEAAWSLRASPLDAFLTVASPLAIRGYISGIVLGFAHTMGEFGVVLMVGGSIPGQTRVLSTTVFDHVEVMEYTQAHIISAGMLAFSFLVLLGVYAFNRKFPIHVS